In Massilia forsythiae, one DNA window encodes the following:
- a CDS encoding ABC transporter ATP-binding protein yields MPSDPTIKTTKTPTSDRTQVRQALGLLRRAAEPDRAHLGWATLWLVLAAGLEVLGPLLGKKLIDEHLLPHRLDWPRMALLLGGVLAFGWAASWLRFLQLVRLSGLAMRSVQRLREWVYDHVLRLPMAFFDRAITGQLVSRVTNDTEAVKTLYIQVLFVILDSSIVLVGTSIAMAWLDWRLMLIVLALVPAVVGIVWLYQRLSAPAVTRARALRSDINGQMAESIGGMSVLQANNAQQRFGARFAGTNEQHYTARVAELRANAFLLRPALDFLNVVLLAVVIFSFGQRSMNAVEVGVLYAFISYIARVVEPLIQITMQFSGLQQAVVATARVSSLLDEIGAPEHGRRKVDDTAGGGRPADGPANIVPGAPAVRVRDLSFAYVEGQTVLHHLSLEIPQGAFFGIVGHTGSGKSTLLSLLLRYYPAAHGSIEIHGEPLAAIGNERFRSEVGLVPQDPFLLAASARENIDMGRGLPPAAIEAAARAAHAHDFISTLEQGYDTPLGEGGSRLSSGQKQLIAIARALAGRPRILLLDEATSRIDSQTEQIVQQALTELRGKVTIIAIAHRLSTIRDADRIVVLNHGRISEAGDHEALMRIEGGLYQRLYLLQQMTA; encoded by the coding sequence ATGCCATCTGATCCGACAATCAAGACCACCAAAACGCCCACGAGCGACAGGACGCAGGTGCGCCAGGCACTCGGCCTGCTGCGCCGCGCGGCCGAGCCCGACCGCGCCCACCTGGGCTGGGCCACGTTGTGGCTGGTGCTGGCCGCCGGCCTGGAAGTACTGGGGCCGCTGCTGGGCAAGAAGCTGATCGACGAACACCTGCTGCCGCACCGGCTGGACTGGCCGCGCATGGCGCTGCTGCTGGGCGGCGTGCTGGCGTTCGGCTGGGCCGCATCCTGGCTGCGCTTCTTGCAGCTGGTGCGATTGTCCGGCCTGGCGATGCGCTCGGTGCAGCGCCTGCGCGAATGGGTGTACGACCACGTGCTGCGCCTGCCGATGGCCTTTTTCGACCGCGCCATCACCGGCCAGCTGGTCAGCCGCGTCACCAACGACACCGAGGCCGTCAAGACCCTGTACATCCAGGTGCTGTTCGTGATCCTGGACAGCAGCATCGTGCTGGTCGGCACCTCGATCGCGATGGCCTGGCTCGACTGGCGCCTGATGCTGATCGTGCTGGCGCTGGTGCCGGCGGTGGTCGGCATCGTCTGGCTGTACCAGCGCCTGTCGGCGCCGGCCGTCACGCGCGCGCGCGCGCTGCGCAGCGACATCAACGGCCAGATGGCGGAATCGATCGGCGGCATGAGCGTGCTGCAGGCGAACAATGCCCAGCAGCGCTTCGGCGCACGCTTTGCCGGCACCAACGAGCAGCACTACACTGCGCGCGTGGCCGAGCTGCGCGCCAACGCCTTCTTGCTGCGCCCGGCGCTGGACTTCCTCAACGTGGTGCTGCTGGCGGTGGTGATCTTCAGCTTCGGCCAGCGCAGCATGAACGCGGTCGAGGTGGGCGTGCTGTACGCCTTCATCAGCTATATCGCGCGCGTGGTCGAGCCGCTCATCCAGATCACCATGCAGTTCAGCGGCCTGCAGCAGGCAGTGGTGGCGACCGCGCGCGTGTCCAGCCTGCTCGACGAGATCGGCGCGCCCGAGCACGGCCGCCGCAAGGTCGACGATACTGCCGGCGGCGGCCGCCCGGCCGACGGCCCGGCCAACATCGTCCCGGGCGCGCCGGCGGTGCGCGTGCGCGACCTCAGTTTCGCCTACGTCGAAGGGCAGACCGTGCTGCACCACCTGTCGCTCGAGATCCCGCAGGGCGCCTTCTTCGGCATCGTCGGCCACACCGGCAGCGGCAAGTCGACCCTGCTGTCGCTGCTGCTGCGCTACTACCCGGCGGCGCACGGCAGCATCGAGATCCACGGCGAGCCGCTGGCGGCGATCGGCAACGAACGCTTCCGCAGCGAGGTCGGACTGGTGCCGCAGGACCCGTTCCTGCTGGCGGCGTCGGCGCGCGAGAATATCGACATGGGACGCGGCCTGCCGCCAGCGGCGATCGAGGCGGCGGCGCGCGCGGCGCATGCCCACGATTTCATCTCCACCCTGGAGCAGGGCTACGACACGCCGCTGGGCGAAGGCGGTTCGCGCCTGTCGTCCGGCCAGAAGCAGCTGATCGCGATCGCGCGCGCGCTGGCCGGCCGCCCGCGCATCCTGCTGCTGGACGAAGCCACCTCGCGCATCGACAGCCAGACCGAGCAGATCGTGCAGCAGGCGCTGACGGAACTGCGCGGCAAGGTCACCATCATCGCCATCGCGCACCGCCTGTCGACCATCCGCGACGCCGACCGCATCGTCGTGCTGAACCACGGCCGCATCAGCGAAGCCGGCGACCACGAGGCGCTGATGCGTATCGAAGGCGGGCTGTACCAGCGGCTGTACCTGCTGCAGCAGATGACGGCGTGA